A single region of the Microbulbifer sp. MKSA007 genome encodes:
- a CDS encoding 6-phosphofructokinase — MSKKNAFYAQSGGVTAVINASACGVIEAARENPDQIGNVYAGLNGILGALREELIDVSQESAEDIAALRHTPSGAFGSCRYKLKSLEENRAEYERLIEVFKAHNIGYFFYNGGGDSADTCLKVSQLSETMGYPIQAIHIPKTVDNDLPLTDNCPGFGSVAKYVAVSTKEAAMDVASMCATSTKVFILEVMGRHAGWIAAAGALAQEQEGDAPHIILFPEIAFDKEKFLAKVQKTVDEKGYCVIVASEGAQYGDGTFLADAGTTDAFGHKQLGGVAPTLANMVKSELGLKYHWALADYLQRAARHIASATDVEQAYAVGRAAVEMAVAGKNAIMPAIIRAEGEEYSWSIAEAPLSEVANVEKFMPREYISEDGFGITEEGRKYLLPLIQGEDYPPYKNGIPQYATLKKQLVEKKLGTDFEA, encoded by the coding sequence ATGTCGAAAAAGAACGCCTTTTATGCGCAGTCCGGTGGCGTTACCGCCGTGATCAACGCATCCGCCTGCGGCGTAATTGAAGCTGCGCGTGAAAACCCGGACCAGATTGGCAATGTCTACGCAGGGCTAAACGGTATTCTCGGCGCGCTGCGCGAGGAGCTGATCGACGTGAGCCAAGAGAGCGCAGAGGATATTGCTGCACTGCGCCACACCCCCTCCGGTGCCTTTGGTTCCTGCCGCTATAAACTGAAGAGCCTGGAAGAGAACCGCGCAGAATACGAGCGCCTGATCGAAGTCTTCAAAGCGCACAATATTGGCTACTTCTTTTACAACGGTGGTGGCGACTCCGCAGACACCTGCCTGAAAGTATCCCAACTGTCCGAGACCATGGGTTATCCAATCCAGGCCATCCATATTCCCAAAACTGTGGATAACGACCTGCCCCTGACCGACAACTGCCCGGGCTTTGGCTCCGTTGCCAAATATGTTGCCGTTTCCACCAAGGAAGCGGCCATGGACGTGGCCTCCATGTGCGCTACTTCCACCAAGGTATTTATTCTCGAGGTGATGGGCCGTCACGCGGGCTGGATTGCCGCTGCCGGCGCTCTGGCCCAAGAACAGGAAGGCGATGCACCCCACATTATCCTGTTCCCGGAAATCGCTTTCGATAAAGAGAAGTTTCTCGCCAAGGTACAAAAGACCGTAGACGAGAAAGGCTACTGCGTTATCGTCGCCTCCGAAGGCGCCCAGTACGGCGACGGCACCTTCCTTGCCGATGCCGGCACCACCGACGCCTTTGGTCACAAGCAGTTGGGCGGTGTTGCACCGACCCTGGCCAACATGGTCAAAAGCGAACTCGGCCTGAAGTACCACTGGGCCCTGGCAGATTACCTCCAGCGCGCCGCCCGCCATATCGCTTCTGCTACCGACGTTGAGCAAGCCTACGCCGTAGGTCGCGCCGCAGTGGAAATGGCTGTAGCAGGCAAAAATGCCATTATGCCAGCCATTATTCGCGCAGAAGGTGAAGAGTACAGCTGGTCCATCGCAGAGGCGCCGCTGTCTGAAGTCGCCAACGTAGAAAAATTTATGCCGCGCGAATATATCAGCGAAGATGGCTTTGGAATTACTGAAGAGGGACGCAAGTACCTGCTGCCATTAATTCAAGGCGAGGATTACCCTCCCTACAAAAATGGCATTCCCCAGTACGCCACCCTGAAAAAGCAGCTGGTGGAAAAGAAGCTGGGTACTGATTTCGAAGCTTAA
- a CDS encoding VOC family protein, which yields MRECEKINYIELPSRDLGKTKAFFTEAFNWTFTDYGPEYTAFSNAGLDGGFFKAELQSTTENGSALVVLYSRDLEGTLEKVTQCGAEIAKPIFPFPGGRRFHFREPCGNEFAVWSDVESA from the coding sequence ATGAGAGAGTGCGAGAAAATTAATTATATTGAGTTGCCCTCCAGGGATTTGGGTAAGACAAAAGCATTCTTTACCGAGGCTTTTAATTGGACTTTTACCGATTACGGTCCGGAGTACACCGCTTTTTCAAATGCTGGATTGGACGGTGGCTTTTTCAAGGCAGAGTTGCAGAGCACTACTGAAAATGGATCTGCATTAGTGGTGTTATACAGCCGCGACCTGGAGGGTACCCTGGAAAAAGTCACGCAATGCGGAGCCGAAATAGCCAAGCCAATTTTCCCGTTTCCCGGTGGCAGGCGCTTCCATTTTAGGGAACCTTGCGGCAATGAATTTGCGGTTTGGTCTGATGTGGAGTCTGCGTAG
- a CDS encoding ExeM/NucH family extracellular endonuclease: MKEIGLAALAALGLPFLAEEVQASDLIISEYIEGSSNNKALEIYNGTGAAVDLSSYSIELYFNGSSAAASTIALSGSLADGDVYVFAHASADSSILSVADQIYTSGLFNGDDAVALSGPNGYVDVIGQIGVDPGSQWGDNSLGTQNQTLIRNWSVSEGRVDGSMDFNPASEWSSLGQDDFSNLGWHSEDGTGGGDDGGDDDVVLGDCGDISTLISQVQGDEFESALENERHEIEAVVVGDFQDTSTGLSGFFLQEEDSDQDGQINTSEGLFVHDKGFGVDVQVGDLVRVGGVVTEYYDFTELDEVDGVTVCGSGYSVTAEEVSLPFSSAEEQEQYEGMLVEFPQALMVNDHYNLGRYGEVTLANGRLYIPTHNNEPGVAAVAQESANDLNRIVLDDGSSVQNPEAVPYPVSGLSASNTLRNGDTVEGLRGVMGYSYSAYRVHPVEAPEFVAANLRDSAPQLPGKGSLKIASFNVLNYFNGDGYGGGFPTSRGADTEEEFLRQRNKIISAILGLDADVVGLMEIENDGYGSESAIQDLINGLNAATGSENYQFINPDLAQLGTDEITVGLIYRSDRVMPIGAAATTDSYPFDDGNRQPLLQAFAELSSGEELAVVVNHFKSKGSCPDDGSLNDDLGDGQGCWNSLRTEAADALVSWIDSDPTGSGTDRVLVLGDLNSYARENPISTLKDAGYADLLEVFGEGEAYSYVYSGESGYLDHALASESLAPLVTGAADWHINADEPRVLDYNIENKTDEQVESFYSTDAFRASDHDPLVVELDLGADNQEPVAGFEWGVEGFEVNYFDSSVDTDGTIVSWAWDFGDGTTSTEQNPSHSYDAAGTYSVILQVEDDRGAISTVEQLVQVDEVVELQADFKVHSFLRWVWVEERSSYDGDGNLSYEWDFGDGTSRSGPMALHRYATGGSYEITLTVKDDFGNEDKAYREIEIRKPFWH; encoded by the coding sequence ATGAAAGAGATTGGCTTGGCTGCCCTTGCAGCCCTGGGGTTACCATTTTTGGCTGAAGAGGTCCAAGCCAGCGACCTCATTATTTCTGAATATATCGAGGGCAGTAGCAATAATAAGGCCCTTGAAATTTACAATGGCACGGGTGCAGCGGTTGACCTCAGTAGCTACAGCATTGAACTTTACTTCAATGGCTCCTCTGCGGCGGCTTCAACCATCGCCCTAAGTGGCAGCTTGGCAGACGGCGATGTTTACGTATTCGCCCACGCCAGTGCTGATTCCTCAATCCTGTCAGTAGCCGATCAGATTTATACCAGCGGCCTGTTTAACGGGGATGATGCGGTTGCCCTGAGTGGCCCCAATGGATATGTGGATGTTATCGGCCAGATCGGTGTTGATCCCGGTAGCCAATGGGGCGATAACAGTCTGGGGACCCAAAATCAAACCTTAATTCGCAACTGGAGTGTGAGCGAAGGCCGTGTTGATGGCAGCATGGATTTTAACCCAGCTTCAGAGTGGTCCAGCTTGGGCCAGGACGACTTTTCCAACCTCGGCTGGCACAGCGAAGACGGCACTGGTGGTGGAGATGACGGCGGTGATGACGATGTTGTTCTCGGCGATTGCGGAGATATTTCTACGTTAATCAGCCAGGTTCAGGGTGATGAGTTTGAAAGCGCTCTGGAGAATGAGCGCCACGAAATTGAAGCGGTTGTTGTTGGTGATTTCCAAGATACCAGCACCGGCCTTTCCGGCTTCTTCCTGCAAGAGGAAGACAGTGATCAGGATGGCCAGATAAATACCTCTGAGGGGTTGTTTGTACACGACAAAGGCTTCGGTGTAGATGTGCAAGTCGGGGATTTGGTTCGCGTCGGTGGTGTGGTTACTGAATACTATGACTTTACCGAGTTAGATGAGGTAGATGGCGTTACGGTTTGCGGTAGCGGCTACAGTGTGACTGCCGAGGAAGTCTCCCTGCCGTTTAGTTCTGCCGAAGAGCAGGAGCAATACGAGGGGATGTTGGTTGAGTTCCCGCAAGCCCTGATGGTGAATGACCACTATAACCTGGGGCGCTATGGTGAAGTCACCCTGGCCAATGGCCGTCTCTATATTCCCACCCACAACAATGAGCCTGGGGTTGCAGCCGTAGCACAGGAAAGTGCAAACGATCTGAATAGGATTGTGCTGGACGATGGTTCCAGTGTGCAGAACCCGGAAGCTGTGCCTTATCCCGTCTCCGGCCTCAGTGCCAGCAATACCTTACGCAATGGCGATACGGTAGAGGGGTTGCGCGGAGTAATGGGGTATAGCTACAGCGCCTACCGAGTACATCCCGTGGAGGCGCCAGAATTTGTTGCTGCCAACCTGCGTGATAGCGCTCCACAATTACCGGGTAAGGGCAGTTTAAAGATCGCCAGCTTTAATGTTCTGAATTATTTTAATGGCGATGGTTATGGCGGCGGTTTCCCTACCTCCCGTGGGGCTGATACTGAAGAAGAATTCCTGCGCCAGAGAAATAAAATTATCTCCGCTATTTTAGGCCTGGATGCCGATGTAGTTGGCTTAATGGAAATTGAGAACGATGGCTACGGTTCGGAAAGTGCTATTCAGGATTTAATTAATGGTCTTAACGCGGCTACTGGCAGTGAAAACTATCAATTTATTAATCCAGACCTGGCTCAACTGGGCACCGATGAAATTACTGTGGGGCTGATTTATCGCAGCGATCGGGTAATGCCTATAGGCGCTGCTGCGACAACTGATAGCTATCCCTTTGATGACGGTAACCGCCAACCACTGCTGCAGGCTTTTGCCGAACTATCAAGTGGTGAAGAGCTGGCCGTGGTGGTCAATCACTTTAAATCAAAGGGAAGTTGTCCTGACGATGGCAGTTTGAACGATGATCTGGGTGATGGACAGGGCTGCTGGAACTCGCTGCGCACCGAAGCCGCAGATGCCCTGGTTTCATGGATTGATTCTGACCCGACAGGTAGCGGCACCGATCGTGTTCTGGTGCTCGGTGACCTCAATAGCTACGCCCGTGAAAACCCAATTAGCACTCTAAAGGACGCTGGTTACGCTGATTTGTTGGAGGTTTTCGGTGAAGGAGAAGCTTACTCCTATGTCTACAGCGGTGAGTCCGGCTACTTGGATCACGCCCTCGCCAGTGAATCACTGGCTCCTTTGGTAACAGGTGCGGCCGATTGGCATATCAATGCCGACGAGCCTCGGGTGCTGGATTACAACATCGAGAATAAAACCGATGAGCAGGTGGAGAGTTTCTACTCGACTGATGCATTCCGCGCTTCAGATCACGATCCGCTTGTGGTTGAGTTGGACCTGGGGGCAGATAACCAGGAGCCGGTTGCCGGGTTTGAGTGGGGTGTTGAAGGCTTCGAAGTGAACTACTTCGACAGCAGCGTCGATACCGATGGCACTATCGTTAGCTGGGCCTGGGATTTTGGTGATGGCACTACCAGTACTGAGCAAAACCCCAGTCATAGCTACGATGCAGCAGGCACTTATTCTGTAATTCTCCAGGTTGAGGACGACCGGGGAGCGATCTCCACCGTTGAGCAGCTTGTACAGGTTGATGAAGTTGTTGAGCTTCAGGCTGACTTTAAAGTGCACAGTTTCCTGCGCTGGGTGTGGGTTGAAGAGCGCAGTAGTTACGATGGTGACGGTAACCTGAGCTATGAGTGGGACTTTGGTGATGGCACCAGCCGCTCCGGCCCCATGGCACTGCATCGCTATGCCACCGGTGGTAGTTATGAAATTACCCTGACTGTGAAAGACGATTTCGGTAATGAAGATAAAGCCTACCGTGAAATTGAGATTCGCAAGCCGTTTTGGCACTGA
- a CDS encoding MarR family transcriptional regulator, translating into MKYSQLGTQLRHILELLDGDVAESYRACGLENYKPRYTPIMRALIHKRDITISEVVASTHISQPAVSQTVKDMIKQGLVQTSFGEDARQRKIRLTRKGSALIPKLKQQWIATREAEQSLNSELPTELSELLNQTIQALEKRPYLERIQENLSIEAT; encoded by the coding sequence ATGAAATACAGCCAACTGGGGACTCAGCTTCGTCACATTCTGGAATTACTGGATGGCGATGTAGCAGAGAGCTATAGGGCCTGTGGCCTGGAGAATTACAAACCCCGCTACACCCCGATAATGCGTGCACTTATCCACAAGAGAGATATAACCATTAGTGAGGTGGTAGCGAGCACCCATATTTCCCAGCCCGCAGTGAGTCAAACTGTAAAAGACATGATTAAACAAGGGCTGGTACAGACCTCTTTTGGAGAAGATGCTCGCCAGCGCAAAATACGCTTGACCCGCAAAGGCAGTGCGTTGATACCCAAGCTAAAACAGCAGTGGATAGCAACTCGGGAAGCTGAGCAGTCCCTCAATAGCGAATTACCGACAGAACTATCAGAGCTGCTCAATCAAACAATTCAAGCTTTAGAGAAACGTCCTTATTTAGAGCGGATACAAGAAAATCTATCAATAGAGGCTACATAA
- a CDS encoding S41 family peptidase, which translates to MKRQLKMSLAVLISFFSMSLAASSGAMSSCQFETGPVIKAAAVAIQKHYILEEKGQALSAQLNRLAESKHFNHLCSDYQQFASALTKEIRTLSGDKHFYIEHIDNQKEAHNWIEQWQAEAPINNYGVKKIEILPGNIGYLSLSSFHTYKNARQTLAAAFTLLRHSEGLILDLRSNGGGDEETANAVLQSFIDPHSPFPFVIESRKGREIPKRISPQPWPSYGSDRPMVILIDGRSFSASESTAFALQQLGRATIVGNASAGGAHMMESPQTLPYGFEIGIPDKRPVSTIAGSRPNWEGQGVIPDIEASEQEVIQIALKVMTEAL; encoded by the coding sequence ATGAAACGCCAACTCAAGATGAGTTTAGCGGTATTAATCAGTTTTTTTTCCATGTCTCTCGCGGCAAGTTCCGGCGCAATGAGTTCCTGCCAGTTTGAGACAGGCCCGGTTATTAAAGCTGCTGCAGTAGCTATTCAGAAGCACTATATATTGGAGGAAAAAGGACAGGCGCTATCCGCTCAACTCAATAGACTGGCAGAATCCAAACACTTTAATCATCTTTGTAGTGACTACCAACAATTCGCCAGCGCACTTACCAAAGAAATTCGCACCCTTTCCGGTGATAAGCATTTCTATATAGAGCATATAGATAACCAAAAAGAAGCCCACAATTGGATTGAACAGTGGCAGGCTGAAGCGCCCATCAATAACTACGGCGTTAAGAAAATTGAGATTCTTCCCGGTAACATTGGCTACCTTTCCCTCTCTTCTTTCCACACCTATAAAAATGCCCGCCAAACCCTCGCTGCGGCTTTCACCCTGCTTCGCCACAGCGAGGGCCTAATACTCGATTTACGCAGTAATGGCGGCGGAGACGAAGAAACCGCCAATGCTGTTCTGCAGTCATTTATTGATCCCCATTCTCCCTTTCCCTTTGTTATTGAAAGCCGCAAGGGGAGAGAAATACCGAAACGTATTTCACCTCAACCCTGGCCCAGCTATGGGAGTGACAGACCAATGGTCATTCTGATTGATGGGAGATCCTTCTCTGCATCTGAGAGTACCGCCTTCGCACTACAACAGCTGGGCCGAGCCACGATTGTCGGTAATGCCAGCGCCGGTGGGGCACATATGATGGAGTCACCCCAAACCCTCCCCTATGGCTTTGAAATCGGTATCCCAGATAAACGCCCGGTTTCTACGATTGCCGGCAGCCGCCCCAACTGGGAAGGACAGGGTGTGATCCCCGATATCGAAGCCAGTGAACAGGAGGTCATTCAAATCGCATTAAAAGTGATGACAGAGGCCCTATAA
- a CDS encoding pyridoxamine 5'-phosphate oxidase family protein, with translation MNLHSPISDELPTSAKSRVRRAPKRASYRREDVYKLVDELKLGHVGFIEDGEVIIIPLTIWRLGEFLYFHLANKSRLQKLLEAGEQVCISFARCDEWVLAKSAYHHSANYRSAVLFCRGERVKEQREFDAVFKAIIDDIEPGRWDQVRLPSLQERKGTALMRLTIEEGAFKSRTGAPSDNKEDLALPVWSGVKPVCPFR, from the coding sequence ATGAATTTGCATTCGCCAATCTCTGATGAATTGCCAACCTCAGCGAAGAGTCGTGTACGTCGTGCCCCGAAACGTGCCAGTTATCGGCGAGAGGATGTTTATAAGCTTGTCGACGAGCTAAAACTGGGCCATGTCGGTTTTATTGAAGACGGTGAAGTCATCATTATTCCCTTAACCATTTGGCGCCTGGGGGAGTTTTTGTATTTTCACCTGGCTAACAAGAGCCGGCTACAAAAACTGTTGGAGGCTGGAGAACAGGTCTGTATTTCATTTGCCCGCTGCGATGAGTGGGTACTGGCCAAGTCAGCTTATCATCACAGTGCTAATTATCGCTCTGCGGTATTGTTTTGCCGAGGTGAGAGAGTCAAAGAGCAGCGGGAATTTGATGCAGTTTTTAAAGCGATTATTGACGATATAGAGCCGGGGCGCTGGGATCAGGTGCGTCTCCCCAGCCTACAGGAGCGGAAGGGAACAGCTTTGATGCGCCTGACCATCGAGGAAGGGGCTTTCAAAAGCCGAACTGGCGCACCATCAGATAATAAAGAGGACTTGGCTCTGCCTGTATGGAGTGGGGTCAAGCCTGTGTGTCCGTTTCGTTAA
- a CDS encoding PLP-dependent aminotransferase family protein has translation MSSAELTDLTLKSGQPLQEQLYRQLVDWICNGRLVAGTKLPSSRRLAESLSISRNTVTLVLDQLKAEGFLTSHPGKGVFVSPELPAYTKKTHRQGWQAQRNRYLPSLSHYGDFAQTLSWGEKSEDQSLPFTPGLPDLSAFPFTIWNKLYRRHQSRLALTGYGQSQGYLPLRMALTEYLRNSRGVRCNAEQIIITNGAQEALNLCALVAINQGDKVYIENPGYRRARAAFQSVGAKLVPANLKDKHLDVDKLVNSATQAKLLFTTPTHQYPMGGVMPAGERIKLLDWATEASCWIIEDDYDSEFSFQHKPVAALQGMGENTPVLYMRSFSKTLLPSLRLGYLVVPSSTVEAFTQAKEMLSGHSP, from the coding sequence TTGAGTAGCGCCGAGCTTACAGACCTAACTCTCAAATCAGGCCAGCCGCTACAGGAACAATTGTATCGGCAATTAGTAGATTGGATCTGCAACGGCCGGCTGGTTGCTGGTACCAAGCTCCCCTCCTCGCGCCGGTTGGCAGAATCCCTCTCTATCAGCCGCAATACAGTGACATTAGTTCTGGACCAGCTGAAAGCGGAGGGCTTCCTTACCAGCCATCCAGGGAAAGGCGTATTTGTATCTCCCGAATTACCGGCCTACACAAAGAAAACACACAGGCAAGGTTGGCAAGCACAGAGGAATAGGTACCTGCCATCACTTTCTCACTATGGTGATTTTGCACAGACATTATCTTGGGGTGAGAAAAGTGAAGATCAATCTCTCCCCTTCACCCCCGGCCTACCGGATCTAAGCGCATTTCCATTCACTATTTGGAACAAATTATACCGCCGCCACCAATCCAGGTTAGCTCTCACAGGTTACGGGCAAAGCCAAGGTTATTTACCTTTGCGTATGGCACTTACTGAATACTTGCGCAACTCCCGGGGAGTTCGCTGTAACGCTGAACAAATTATTATTACCAATGGAGCTCAGGAGGCCCTGAATCTATGTGCACTAGTCGCGATTAACCAGGGAGACAAGGTTTATATAGAAAATCCGGGATATCGCCGTGCTCGAGCAGCTTTCCAATCTGTTGGAGCAAAGCTCGTACCAGCGAACCTGAAAGATAAGCACTTGGATGTTGATAAGCTGGTCAATAGTGCAACCCAAGCCAAGTTACTTTTTACCACTCCAACACATCAGTACCCGATGGGTGGTGTTATGCCTGCTGGTGAACGAATCAAATTATTGGATTGGGCGACAGAGGCAAGCTGCTGGATAATTGAAGATGATTACGACAGTGAATTTTCATTCCAACATAAACCCGTCGCGGCGCTCCAGGGGATGGGAGAAAATACACCTGTACTCTACATGAGGAGCTTTAGTAAGACCTTACTACCCAGCCTACGATTGGGCTATTTAGTGGTGCCTAGTTCCACAGTAGAGGCATTTACCCAAGCCAAAGAAATGTTATCTGGCCACTCCCCTTAG
- a CDS encoding right-handed parallel beta-helix repeat-containing protein, with protein sequence MKNRNMNSIKASLLAVSGIAALSLSAVASAVSCGDTITTAESLTGDILGCASHPALVIDAGGSLDMAGYHLSCDGSGIGIQLKDSDRVLEDTVGGSTITNCNNGVSAEGDGSHQIFDITASSNSIAGIALWSSGNTVEASDASGNGGMGIRVMGDGNRVRYSYASSNGLQGIKIVGDNTLIRFNETILNMSSGIVIDSGDGGIVANNLSDNNGVNGIMMLGLGQVGYLIIGNKAENNTGADLADHNHPACTGNVWIRNTFGSANDACIN encoded by the coding sequence ATGAAAAATAGAAATATGAATTCTATAAAAGCATCTTTGCTCGCTGTATCCGGTATTGCCGCACTATCGCTCTCCGCCGTCGCTTCAGCGGTCAGCTGTGGAGATACCATTACAACCGCAGAATCACTTACCGGCGATATTCTTGGCTGCGCAAGCCATCCTGCACTCGTGATAGATGCTGGCGGATCACTCGATATGGCGGGTTACCACCTCAGTTGCGATGGCAGCGGAATCGGCATTCAATTGAAAGACAGTGATAGAGTCCTTGAGGATACTGTTGGTGGAAGCACTATCACAAACTGTAACAATGGCGTATCTGCCGAAGGCGATGGCAGCCATCAAATCTTTGATATCACTGCTTCATCAAACTCTATTGCAGGAATCGCACTTTGGAGTTCAGGTAATACCGTGGAAGCCTCCGATGCTAGCGGCAATGGGGGTATGGGCATACGCGTTATGGGTGACGGTAATCGTGTGAGATACTCTTATGCATCAAGTAACGGTCTCCAAGGAATAAAAATCGTTGGTGACAATACTCTCATCAGATTCAATGAAACGATTCTCAATATGTCGAGTGGGATTGTAATTGATAGTGGAGATGGCGGCATTGTTGCCAATAATCTATCAGATAATAACGGCGTTAACGGCATTATGATGTTGGGACTGGGTCAAGTTGGATATCTAATTATAGGCAATAAAGCAGAAAATAATACCGGTGCAGATCTTGCTGACCACAACCACCCTGCTTGCACTGGCAATGTATGGATTAGAAACACTTTTGGCAGTGCTAACGATGCCTGTATTAATTAA
- a CDS encoding ADP-ribosylglycohydrolase family protein yields the protein MLSKYRGCFKGIAIGDSFGAPYEGGVLERQLWKIIGKTEQGKKRYTDDTQMSIDIATSFLEHNYLDQDHIAKKFSQSYRWSRGYGPSAAKLLKGVRDGKRWQDLNRKKFKHGSIGNGAAMRAPIIALCHPQNDYRLKQYVQSVSEITHAHPVAVEGAYLIAIAICESLQDRSNREILNKLEVSCKSEIYRCKLEKCATLLFNQKIPHPQQIKQWLGNGITAPESCITAIYFGLKYRNSPLTSVLANIFSLGGDTDTLGAMAASIWGALNGEDRMESMADKVENIDFITELSEKLYFTQYQHEQALQPA from the coding sequence ATGCTCAGTAAATACAGAGGTTGCTTTAAAGGAATAGCCATCGGCGATTCATTTGGCGCCCCATACGAGGGTGGTGTTCTAGAAAGACAACTCTGGAAAATTATTGGGAAAACCGAACAGGGCAAAAAGCGCTACACCGATGACACGCAAATGTCTATTGATATTGCGACCTCCTTTCTTGAACATAATTACCTTGATCAAGACCACATAGCCAAAAAATTTTCCCAAAGTTATCGCTGGAGCAGAGGGTATGGTCCCAGTGCAGCGAAACTACTCAAAGGCGTCAGGGATGGTAAACGCTGGCAAGATTTAAACCGAAAAAAATTTAAGCACGGTTCTATCGGCAATGGGGCCGCCATGAGGGCACCTATTATTGCCCTCTGCCATCCCCAAAATGACTACCGCCTCAAGCAATATGTACAATCAGTGTCTGAAATCACCCACGCCCATCCAGTTGCTGTCGAGGGAGCATACTTGATCGCTATCGCCATCTGTGAATCCCTGCAAGATCGCTCAAACAGAGAGATTTTGAACAAACTGGAAGTAAGCTGTAAGTCCGAAATATATCGCTGCAAACTGGAAAAGTGTGCGACTCTACTGTTTAACCAGAAGATCCCACATCCGCAGCAAATCAAGCAATGGCTGGGTAATGGCATTACCGCGCCAGAGTCCTGTATCACCGCCATTTACTTTGGACTTAAGTATCGAAACTCTCCTTTAACGTCTGTATTAGCTAATATTTTTTCTCTAGGTGGTGACACAGATACCTTGGGTGCCATGGCTGCTAGCATCTGGGGGGCATTAAATGGAGAAGACCGAATGGAAAGTATGGCCGACAAGGTCGAAAACATCGATTTTATTACCGAGCTTTCTGAGAAACTCTATTTCACCCAATATCAGCATGAACAAGCCTTACAACCCGCATAG
- a CDS encoding alpha/beta fold hydrolase, producing MAPSPTLFDGEVLETINDFPVLYRYISAVSTNPLMVFIPGTAHLARIFYGYPGGRSDDFISHWVNRAGFPFLAISYPMENAVFCSTHPEFTIQDWGDQAAEIIAKILSEYNLPNSVVVCGWSMGGKIAGALARAAKTLNFSIECFVAMAAEPALPGFLPEANAKAIEMTVDGMASRKGIYPAFLAALDEQNALNQHTIIPKDIYREAFLGAIPIALIGTGLMYDGQGFKEDLSRALKTANTFDFLDYPIPVVIQSDSMGDLENVLCNIDDWAFIRNRVLASKLLGGASPEQIPRERWELVQLIIRSSSAYFSQTVTGNHFFFVGAIGARTTVKSIEKLLARVRSIQS from the coding sequence ATGGCACCGAGTCCCACTTTGTTTGACGGGGAAGTCCTGGAAACAATCAATGATTTTCCAGTGCTTTACCGTTATATTTCGGCGGTTAGTACCAATCCGCTAATGGTATTTATTCCAGGCACAGCACATCTAGCGCGTATTTTCTACGGCTATCCCGGTGGCCGCTCAGATGATTTTATAAGTCACTGGGTCAATCGAGCGGGTTTTCCCTTCCTTGCTATTTCTTACCCTATGGAAAATGCGGTTTTTTGCAGTACTCACCCGGAGTTTACAATTCAAGATTGGGGAGATCAGGCTGCAGAAATTATTGCCAAGATTTTGTCTGAATATAACCTTCCAAATTCGGTAGTGGTGTGCGGCTGGAGTATGGGAGGGAAAATCGCTGGGGCTCTAGCGAGGGCGGCGAAAACCTTGAATTTTTCGATTGAATGCTTTGTGGCTATGGCCGCAGAACCCGCGTTGCCGGGTTTTCTTCCTGAGGCTAATGCCAAGGCCATCGAAATGACAGTTGATGGAATGGCCAGTCGAAAGGGCATATATCCTGCCTTTTTGGCCGCGCTTGATGAGCAGAATGCCTTAAACCAACACACAATTATCCCCAAAGATATCTATCGGGAGGCGTTCCTTGGAGCAATTCCCATCGCGCTTATTGGCACTGGATTAATGTATGATGGACAAGGGTTTAAGGAAGATCTTTCCAGGGCATTGAAAACGGCAAACACCTTTGATTTCTTGGACTATCCAATTCCCGTTGTTATTCAGAGTGATTCAATGGGGGATTTGGAAAACGTGCTGTGCAATATTGATGATTGGGCATTTATTCGCAATCGAGTTCTTGCCAGTAAACTTTTAGGAGGTGCATCTCCAGAGCAGATTCCAAGGGAAAGGTGGGAGCTAGTACAGCTTATTATCCGCTCGTCTTCCGCTTATTTTTCACAGACCGTTACAGGTAACCATTTCTTCTTTGTTGGCGCTATTGGGGCGCGCACTACTGTTAAAAGTATCGAAAAGCTTTTGGCCAGGGTGAGAAGTATCCAGTCCTAA